The Micromonospora sediminicola genome contains a region encoding:
- a CDS encoding ATP-binding cassette domain-containing protein: MTIVEASGLGLRTRRGWVYRDVDLTAAAGELHAVTGPPGSGRTSLLLALAGRFPHSHGELRRRGPAALGQVAGVHEPDPTLTVAEHITERLLLLGPVPRRRRQLVPVAAVRARRAYRRDAYAAAIAGAGFTDAPLDPDRYGRDLTPVERQVLGLVLASLGGPRLIVADDVDAGADRPEREWMWAALERLADQGYAVVVSARAVEPGVSATAHRIGDPALPAPALTGPAPAGSAPTASVPTAEVPA, translated from the coding sequence ATGACGATCGTCGAGGCCAGCGGGCTCGGGCTGCGGACCCGCCGCGGATGGGTCTACCGGGACGTCGACCTCACCGCCGCCGCCGGTGAGCTGCACGCGGTGACCGGGCCGCCCGGCAGCGGGCGCACCTCGCTGCTGCTCGCCCTGGCCGGACGCTTCCCGCACAGCCACGGCGAGCTGCGCCGCCGGGGACCGGCCGCGCTCGGCCAGGTGGCCGGCGTGCACGAGCCCGACCCGACGCTCACCGTCGCCGAGCACATCACCGAACGGCTGCTGCTGCTCGGCCCGGTCCCGCGCCGCCGCCGCCAGCTCGTCCCGGTCGCCGCCGTGCGGGCGCGCCGGGCCTACCGCCGCGACGCCTACGCCGCCGCCATCGCCGGCGCCGGCTTCACCGACGCCCCGCTCGACCCCGACCGGTACGGCCGCGACCTCACCCCGGTCGAGCGGCAGGTGCTCGGGCTGGTGCTGGCCAGCCTCGGCGGCCCCCGCCTGATCGTCGCCGACGACGTGGACGCCGGCGCCGACCGCCCCGAACGGGAGTGGATGTGGGCCGCCCTGGAACGCCTCGCCGACCAGGGGTACGCGGTGGTCGTCAGCGCCCGCGCCGTCGAACCCGGGGTGTCCGCCACCGCGCACCGCATCGGTGACCCCGCGCTGCCCGCGCCCGCCCTGACCGGTCCCGCCCCGGCCGGTTCCGCCCCGACCGCTTCCGTTCCGACCGCCGAGGTGCCCGCATGA